Proteins from one Bradyrhizobium sp. CB82 genomic window:
- a CDS encoding extracellular solute-binding protein, which yields MINRRDFGKISLGAGLVATMARPAWAASAADTAVKAAQQYKGRTITIVWEAGLQSLDPTHFSGPKWKELTGMDVKVVEVATAEMFTKIMQDYRSGAGAYDALNVIPAWMPDLAQAGALEVLDPYVEKYGYASELQTIAPTYRDNQMKVRGKIYGFPDDGDVFLMYYRRDLFEDPAVQKAFKEKTGKDLAVPKTWADFDVVGAGLTDVLKDKGIYGASFFRQPPYAMYMFEERFRNEGGKFFDADTMKATINSDVGVKVFTAMRNENKFMPPGVEQFGFVENLATFLQGQSAMTISWPPYGRWAEGYGTDQEALNWVPKTTIAGKVGYALPPGGHPELAAGFALSISSTSKNKDAAYLFIQWLNSEDVSRQRVQLPYTLRDPFRDSHYTDSGYLALWPNAKDYLAALKRASQTGLLDLSLLQTDKYEEVMRQAISKLWAGDDPKTILDAAAAEWNDITQKIGIDKQKTVYTAWAAESGAYPKT from the coding sequence ATGATCAATAGACGTGATTTCGGAAAGATCAGTCTGGGTGCCGGCCTCGTCGCGACAATGGCGCGGCCGGCATGGGCCGCATCGGCTGCCGACACCGCCGTCAAGGCCGCCCAGCAATATAAGGGACGCACAATCACGATCGTCTGGGAGGCAGGCCTTCAGTCGCTCGATCCCACTCACTTCTCCGGTCCGAAGTGGAAAGAGTTGACCGGGATGGATGTGAAGGTGGTCGAGGTCGCGACTGCCGAGATGTTCACCAAGATCATGCAAGACTACAGGTCGGGTGCCGGCGCCTATGACGCTCTCAACGTGATCCCTGCCTGGATGCCCGATCTTGCCCAGGCCGGCGCGCTTGAGGTGCTCGACCCCTATGTCGAGAAATACGGTTACGCCTCCGAGCTACAGACGATTGCACCGACCTATCGCGACAACCAGATGAAAGTACGCGGCAAGATCTACGGCTTCCCCGACGATGGTGACGTTTTCCTGATGTACTATCGGCGCGACCTCTTCGAGGATCCAGCCGTACAGAAGGCCTTCAAGGAGAAGACAGGCAAAGACCTCGCGGTGCCGAAGACCTGGGCGGATTTCGATGTCGTCGGAGCTGGTCTTACGGACGTCCTAAAGGACAAGGGTATCTACGGCGCCTCCTTCTTCCGACAGCCTCCTTATGCGATGTACATGTTCGAGGAACGCTTTCGCAATGAGGGCGGCAAGTTCTTCGACGCTGACACCATGAAGGCCACGATCAACTCCGATGTCGGCGTTAAAGTCTTCACCGCCATGCGCAACGAGAACAAATTCATGCCGCCAGGCGTGGAGCAGTTCGGCTTTGTGGAGAATCTCGCGACTTTCCTGCAAGGCCAATCGGCCATGACCATCTCCTGGCCACCCTATGGGCGCTGGGCCGAGGGTTATGGTACGGACCAGGAGGCACTGAACTGGGTCCCGAAGACAACCATCGCAGGCAAGGTGGGGTACGCCTTGCCGCCGGGAGGACATCCCGAGCTCGCAGCAGGTTTTGCGTTGTCGATTTCGTCCACCTCGAAGAACAAGGATGCGGCCTATCTCTTCATCCAGTGGCTCAACAGCGAAGATGTGAGCCGCCAGCGCGTTCAGCTTCCCTATACACTACGCGATCCGTTCCGCGACTCGCACTATACGGATTCTGGCTATCTCGCCCTGTGGCCAAACGCCAAGGACTATCTGGCTGCCTTGAAGCGGGCCTCGCAGACTGGCCTTCTCGATCTGTCGCTCCTGCAAACCGACAAATATGAGGAGGTCATGCGCCAGGCGATTTCAAAGCTCTGGGCGGGCGACGATCCAAAGACGATCCTCGATGCGGCAGCAGCCGAGTGGAACGACATTACGCAGAAAATCGGCATCGACAAGCAGAAGACGGTCTATACGGCCTGGGCCGCTGAGTCCGGCGCTTATCCAAAAACATAA
- a CDS encoding carbohydrate ABC transporter permease produces MKDVPFHRRKETKLVLRYLIAMVLVIIFVFPIYWLFAISFKTPGEIFSFPPVWYPKSIQFNNYAVLFKDGDAKTVGNSLVLSSVSTFFAMIFGTIAAYSLARFKTGGENLGVWIISQRMMPPVAIAFPIFLFYVWLGWVDTYIGLIILYTAFSLPYVIWMMRGYIEEIPLELEESALIDGCNRWEVLWKVVFPMARSGLFATAVFTFVFSWNDFLFALVLTRTEVTTYTVQVTHYFGGQSNFWSKIAAMSVLGTIPVFITVATLQRYLVRGISMGAVKG; encoded by the coding sequence ATGAAGGACGTACCGTTTCATCGCCGCAAGGAAACGAAGCTCGTTTTGCGCTATCTCATCGCAATGGTTCTCGTCATTATCTTCGTCTTTCCGATCTACTGGCTGTTTGCCATTTCGTTCAAGACGCCAGGTGAGATCTTCTCTTTTCCGCCGGTGTGGTATCCGAAGAGCATCCAGTTCAACAATTATGCGGTCCTGTTCAAGGATGGCGATGCCAAAACAGTCGGCAACAGCCTGGTACTGTCTTCGGTATCAACCTTCTTCGCCATGATCTTCGGCACCATCGCCGCCTACTCACTGGCGCGTTTCAAGACAGGCGGCGAGAACCTTGGCGTATGGATCATATCGCAGCGCATGATGCCTCCCGTGGCGATCGCATTCCCGATTTTCCTCTTCTACGTCTGGCTCGGCTGGGTCGATACCTACATCGGGCTCATCATCCTCTATACGGCGTTCAGCCTGCCGTATGTGATCTGGATGATGCGCGGCTATATCGAGGAGATTCCGCTGGAGCTCGAAGAGAGCGCCCTCATCGACGGCTGCAACCGCTGGGAGGTCCTATGGAAGGTGGTATTTCCGATGGCGCGCTCCGGACTGTTCGCCACCGCCGTCTTCACTTTCGTCTTTTCCTGGAACGATTTTCTGTTTGCACTGGTCCTCACCCGCACCGAGGTCACGACCTACACGGTCCAGGTCACGCACTACTTCGGCGGCCAGTCGAACTTCTGGTCCAAGATCGCCGCGATGTCGGTGCTCGGGACCATTCCCGTGTTCATCACCGTCGCAACGCTGCAGCGCTATCTCGTCCGCGGCATATCCATGGGCGCAGTCAAGGGTTAA
- a CDS encoding sugar ABC transporter permease: MAAIAHPDRNFKYWLISPAIFLLLLVGLFPLIFSLVVSFMRVTMLETDTSFAGLVNYVQLFHDARLWQSLLHTVLIMIIALPIELLLGLAMAYLFLDHLPGRQLLVSLLVLPTIISPIVAGATWRLLLDNRFGPINQIIGWFAGHPVPALWTVNPGLVYPAIIFCEIWQWTPFMFLILLAALSNVDRSLTEAAEIDGARFWRSFRYVVLPAIFPVMSIAILIRGLDLFRIFDIIWALTAGGPGTMTETISVYTYVQGFKQFESSYTAAIAFLVIALLTVIVTWAIRRMGLAK, encoded by the coding sequence ATGGCCGCTATCGCCCATCCCGACCGCAACTTCAAATACTGGCTGATCTCGCCGGCCATTTTCCTGCTCTTGCTGGTCGGCCTTTTTCCACTGATCTTCTCCCTGGTGGTGAGCTTCATGCGCGTCACCATGCTGGAGACCGACACATCCTTTGCCGGGTTAGTGAATTACGTCCAGCTCTTTCATGACGCCAGACTCTGGCAGTCGCTCCTCCACACCGTGCTTATCATGATCATAGCCCTGCCCATCGAGCTGCTCCTCGGCCTCGCCATGGCCTATCTGTTTCTCGACCACTTACCCGGTCGCCAGCTTCTGGTTTCGCTGCTCGTGCTGCCAACAATCATCTCACCGATCGTCGCCGGCGCCACATGGCGCCTCCTGCTCGACAACCGTTTTGGTCCGATCAACCAGATCATTGGCTGGTTCGCTGGTCACCCTGTGCCGGCTCTGTGGACGGTCAACCCCGGACTCGTCTATCCCGCCATCATCTTCTGTGAGATCTGGCAGTGGACACCGTTCATGTTCCTGATCTTGCTCGCCGCCCTTTCCAATGTCGATCGCTCATTGACCGAGGCCGCTGAGATTGACGGAGCGCGGTTCTGGCGCAGCTTCCGCTACGTTGTCCTCCCCGCAATCTTTCCAGTCATGTCGATCGCCATTCTGATCCGTGGCCTCGACCTCTTCCGCATCTTCGACATCATCTGGGCGCTCACGGCGGGCGGTCCCGGCACGATGACCGAGACCATTTCGGTCTATACCTATGTCCAGGGCTTCAAGCAGTTCGAGTCGAGCTATACGGCGGCGATCGCCTTCCTTGTCATCGCGCTTCTCACCGTTATCGTGACCTGGGCCATTCGGCGCATGGGGCTGGCAAAATGA